A single window of Sphingobium sp. SCG-1 DNA harbors:
- a CDS encoding cell wall hydrolase produces MSFRLKAATLAAFTLSAIAAVSASDASQAAGSIETLPVTIPVSSTPQAAGVTFAAPREVVQSTTASTPQPEKVSAYADDAQEQPATSLAALVDAQPFPADMTEDMRCLASAVYYEAKSESLAGQLAVARVIINRSHSGRFASSLCGVVRQPSQFSFVRGGNVPQPRTDSVDWQQAVGIAQIALNDSWKSQAEGALFFHARRVSPGWGKARLASIDNHIFYR; encoded by the coding sequence ATGAGTTTCCGATTGAAGGCCGCGACATTGGCCGCATTTACTTTATCTGCGATCGCCGCCGTAAGCGCGAGCGACGCTTCCCAAGCCGCTGGATCGATTGAGACGCTTCCCGTCACCATCCCGGTTTCTTCCACTCCGCAGGCCGCAGGTGTAACCTTCGCAGCGCCGCGTGAAGTGGTTCAATCTACAACAGCATCAACGCCTCAGCCGGAAAAAGTTTCCGCATATGCAGATGATGCGCAGGAACAGCCCGCGACGTCGCTCGCCGCTCTGGTGGATGCCCAGCCCTTCCCCGCCGACATGACCGAAGATATGCGTTGCCTTGCGAGCGCCGTCTATTATGAGGCGAAGAGCGAAAGCCTCGCCGGTCAGCTCGCCGTCGCCCGCGTCATCATCAACCGTTCGCATTCGGGCCGTTTCGCCAGCAGCCTTTGCGGCGTCGTGCGCCAGCCGAGCCAGTTCAGCTTCGTTCGCGGTGGCAATGTGCCTCAGCCGCGCACGGACAGCGTCGATTGGCAGCAGGCAGTCGGCATTGCGCAGATCGCGCTGAACGATAGCTGGAAGAGCCAGGCTGAGGGCGCGTTGTTCTTCCACGCTCGCCGCGTTTCGCCGGGTTGGGGCAAGGCCCGTCTGGCATCGATCGACAATCACATTTTCTACCGCTGA
- the dnaQ gene encoding DNA polymerase III subunit epsilon has translation MREIIFDTETTGFDPATGDRLVEIGCIELVNRVPTGQTFHAYFNPQRAMPAAAEAVHGLSDIFLRDKPLFHHGVDALLDFLGDCPLVAHNAKFDFGFLNHELKLIGRDLISFDRMIDTVAIARTLHPGAKHSLDALCTRYGIDRSHRVKHGALLDAELLAQLYIELTGGRQIGLVLAAEDTIKAGSMERAIVSTVRPVRPARPHQASAAELERHAAFIATLDKPLWLDGVAA, from the coding sequence ATGCGCGAGATCATATTTGACACGGAAACCACGGGGTTCGACCCTGCGACCGGCGACCGGCTTGTCGAGATCGGCTGCATAGAACTGGTGAATCGCGTGCCTACGGGGCAGACGTTCCACGCCTATTTCAACCCGCAGCGCGCAATGCCTGCCGCCGCAGAAGCGGTGCATGGCCTTTCGGACATATTCCTCCGTGACAAGCCGCTGTTCCATCATGGCGTCGATGCATTGCTGGACTTTTTGGGCGATTGTCCGCTCGTCGCCCACAATGCGAAGTTCGATTTCGGCTTCCTCAATCATGAGTTGAAGCTGATCGGCCGCGATTTGATCTCGTTCGACCGGATGATCGATACGGTGGCGATCGCGCGCACCCTTCACCCCGGCGCCAAGCACAGTCTCGACGCGCTCTGCACGCGCTACGGCATCGACCGCAGCCATCGCGTAAAGCACGGCGCGCTTCTCGATGCCGAACTTTTGGCGCAACTTTACATTGAATTGACTGGCGGGCGGCAGATCGGGCTCGTCCTGGCCGCTGAGGACACCATCAAGGCCGGTTCGATGGAACGCGCCATCGTCTCGACCGTTCGCCCTGTCCGTCCTGCGCGGCCACATCAGGCCAGCGCTGCGGAACTGGAGCGGCATGCGGCGTTCATTGCGACGCTCGACAAGCCGCTCTGGCTAGACGGCGTGGCCGCCTGA
- a CDS encoding DUF1491 family protein, producing the protein MLVSALIRRVQDSGGFASVLHKGDAISGTILVQCLDKGKETGLFERISDYAGGYRLVACGPDKDGGPHLVADYIARRRRSDPDLWLIELDIVDAERLAVETLC; encoded by the coding sequence ATGTTGGTGAGTGCTCTGATCCGGCGCGTCCAAGACAGTGGCGGCTTTGCCAGCGTGCTCCACAAGGGCGATGCAATCAGCGGAACGATTCTGGTCCAGTGCCTCGACAAGGGCAAGGAAACCGGCCTTTTCGAGCGTATTTCAGACTATGCCGGAGGCTATCGGCTGGTTGCCTGCGGGCCGGATAAGGACGGCGGTCCGCACCTTGTCGCCGATTACATCGCTCGCCGCCGTCGCTCCGATCCCGACTTATGGTTAATAGAACTCGATATCGTGGATGCGGAACGGTTGGCCGTGGAAACGCTCTGCTGA
- the hpf gene encoding ribosome hibernation-promoting factor, HPF/YfiA family, with protein MDIRVSGHQLDTGDALKQHVWTRLEAVAEKYFARAISAQVTFSTAPHGAFHCDIVSHVMTGLILKGTGEAQDAHVAFDQAADRIEKQLRRYMRRLKDRHLQTQAAEEQRTNGIDALAFDGAGYTVFATPAEEDEPEEAPLIVAETRVDIPEASVSDAVMMLDLRNTNALLFVNAGTSAYNMVYRRHDGTIGWVEPRT; from the coding sequence ATGGATATTCGTGTTTCCGGTCATCAACTCGATACAGGCGACGCGCTCAAGCAGCACGTCTGGACGCGTCTCGAAGCAGTGGCCGAGAAATATTTCGCGCGGGCGATTTCTGCACAGGTAACTTTCAGCACAGCGCCCCATGGCGCGTTTCATTGCGATATCGTTTCCCATGTGATGACGGGTCTCATCCTCAAGGGCACCGGCGAGGCGCAGGATGCTCATGTCGCGTTCGATCAAGCGGCCGACCGCATCGAAAAGCAACTCCGCCGCTACATGCGCCGCCTGAAGGATCGCCATCTGCAAACCCAGGCGGCTGAGGAGCAGCGAACCAACGGTATCGACGCGTTGGCTTTCGATGGCGCCGGCTATACTGTGTTCGCCACGCCCGCAGAAGAAGACGAGCCGGAGGAAGCGCCGCTGATCGTTGCCGAAACCCGCGTCGACATTCCCGAAGCATCCGTTTCCGACGCTGTGATGATGCTCGATCTGCGCAACACCAATGCGCTGTTGTTCGTCAACGCAGGCACATCAGCGTACAACATGGTGTATCGTCGGCATGACGGTACGATCGGCTGGGTGGAACCTCGAACCTGA
- a CDS encoding pyruvate, water dikinase regulatory protein translates to MTRLHLHLLSDSTGETLENIAKAGIAQFENVEAIRHFWPMVRSELHLNRILEEIAINPGLVLFTLSSSDLRRKLENRCRALGLPHVAALDAVTDAMSNILGQETRNRPGRKHILDEAYFARIEAIQFTIAHDDGVAHENWEEADIVLAGVSRASKTPTSIYLANRGYKTANIPLVIESPPPDSLYRLKHPLVVGLTISPERLVQVRRNRLLSLNQAPETAYVDIERVQAEVAFARRIFADNGWPVIEMTRRSIEEAAAAIINLFNERVLTTPESRSA, encoded by the coding sequence ATGACACGCCTGCACCTGCATCTGTTATCGGACTCTACCGGAGAGACGCTGGAGAACATCGCCAAAGCCGGGATTGCGCAGTTTGAGAATGTGGAAGCGATCCGGCATTTCTGGCCCATGGTCCGATCGGAACTGCATCTCAACCGAATATTGGAAGAGATCGCCATCAACCCCGGCCTCGTGCTGTTTACCCTGTCCAGCAGTGACCTTCGCCGTAAGCTTGAGAACCGTTGCCGGGCCTTGGGCTTGCCGCATGTCGCCGCGCTCGATGCCGTAACGGATGCGATGTCGAACATTCTAGGCCAAGAAACGCGCAATCGTCCAGGCCGCAAGCATATCCTCGACGAAGCCTATTTTGCACGTATCGAGGCGATCCAGTTCACGATTGCCCACGACGACGGCGTGGCGCACGAGAATTGGGAGGAAGCAGACATCGTGCTGGCTGGCGTATCCCGCGCGTCCAAAACCCCGACCTCCATCTATCTTGCCAATCGCGGCTATAAGACTGCAAATATTCCTCTGGTAATTGAATCCCCGCCGCCGGACAGCCTGTATCGCCTGAAACACCCTCTCGTCGTGGGCCTCACGATCAGCCCCGAACGCCTAGTGCAGGTTCGCCGTAATCGCCTTCTTTCTCTCAATCAGGCGCCGGAGACCGCCTATGTCGATATCGAACGCGTGCAGGCCGAAGTCGCTTTCGCCCGCCGCATCTTCGCCGATAATGGCTGGCCCGTTATAGAGATGACGCGCCGCTCCATTGAGGAAGCCGCTGCAGCCATCATCAACCTGTTCAATGAACGCGTGCTGACGACGCCGGAATCGAGATCCGCATGA
- a CDS encoding Maf family protein, translating to MTASLILASQSASRRALLTAAKVPFDAVSPGVDEEAAKEALRADGLDARALADALAELKALRFSRRAPADLVLGCDQTLSLDTGEMIDKAVDRDDAVRILTMLSGRSHYLHSAAVLVQGGTPVWRHIERVKMTMRTLSPDFIQSYLDQDWDECQWCVGCYRIEGPGAQLFTKIEGSQFAIQGLPLLPLLDFLRIRGFLPS from the coding sequence ATGACTGCCTCCCTCATCCTTGCGTCGCAAAGTGCCAGCCGCCGTGCTCTGCTGACGGCCGCCAAAGTCCCTTTCGACGCGGTGTCGCCCGGCGTCGACGAAGAAGCGGCAAAGGAGGCCCTGCGCGCTGACGGCCTCGACGCACGCGCTTTGGCGGACGCATTGGCGGAATTGAAGGCGCTTCGCTTCTCGCGCCGAGCGCCTGCCGATCTTGTGCTAGGTTGCGATCAGACCCTCAGCCTCGACACCGGCGAGATGATCGACAAGGCCGTGGACCGCGACGACGCCGTGCGCATCCTGACGATGCTGTCCGGCCGTAGCCATTATCTCCATAGCGCCGCCGTTCTCGTGCAAGGCGGCACGCCCGTCTGGCGGCACATAGAGCGCGTCAAGATGACAATGCGGACCCTATCGCCCGATTTCATCCAGTCCTATCTCGATCAGGATTGGGACGAATGCCAATGGTGTGTCGGTTGCTACCGGATCGAAGGCCCCGGCGCGCAGCTTTTCACCAAGATAGAAGGCAGCCAGTTCGCCATTCAGGGGCTTCCACTTCTGCCCTTGCTTGACTTCCTGCGCATCCGTGGCTTTCTGCCATCATGA
- the aroE gene encoding shikimate dehydrogenase produces MTQGLPYAEVIGDPIAHSKSPLIHNFWLEKLQIEAEYRKAHVTPEGLAAYFLQRRADPDWLGCNVTIPHKIAVMDYTDDPGGVRTRIGAMNTIASETGGPLIGTNTDAGGFLQALIHRKWRGDHALIIGAGGAARAILFALTTFGIANITVMARDPAKAQALLDHAGTPGNVIGMTDPLPSVDLLVNGTSLGMVGQPDLAIDLSPLPTSALVYDIVYAPLETSLLVAAKARGLATVDGLEMLIGQAALAFDIFFDADAPREHDEELRALLTA; encoded by the coding sequence ATGACTCAAGGCCTTCCCTATGCCGAAGTGATCGGCGACCCGATCGCGCACAGCAAGTCGCCGCTGATCCACAATTTCTGGCTGGAGAAGCTCCAGATTGAAGCGGAATATCGCAAGGCGCATGTGACGCCCGAAGGCCTCGCTGCGTATTTCCTGCAACGCCGCGCCGATCCCGATTGGCTGGGGTGCAACGTCACGATCCCGCACAAGATTGCGGTCATGGACTATACTGACGATCCCGGCGGCGTTCGCACGCGCATCGGTGCGATGAACACGATCGCCAGCGAAACCGGCGGGCCGTTGATCGGCACCAACACCGATGCAGGCGGTTTTCTACAGGCACTGATCCACCGCAAATGGCGCGGCGATCACGCCCTCATCATCGGTGCGGGCGGCGCGGCGCGTGCCATCCTGTTTGCGCTGACGACATTCGGGATCGCGAACATCACCGTGATGGCGCGCGACCCGGCCAAGGCGCAGGCTTTGCTCGATCATGCCGGAACGCCGGGAAATGTCATCGGCATGACGGACCCACTGCCGTCCGTCGACTTGCTGGTGAACGGCACATCGCTCGGTATGGTTGGACAGCCCGACCTCGCCATCGACCTGTCGCCACTGCCCACGTCGGCTTTGGTCTATGATATCGTCTATGCGCCTCTCGAAACCAGCCTGCTTGTGGCGGCAAAGGCGCGCGGCCTTGCCACCGTCGATGGCCTGGAGATGCTGATCGGGCAGGCCGCGCTGGCGTTCGACATCTTCTTCGATGCCGATGCGCCGCGCGAGCATGACGAGGAACTGCGCGCCTTGTTGACGGCCTGA
- the coaE gene encoding dephospho-CoA kinase (Dephospho-CoA kinase (CoaE) performs the final step in coenzyme A biosynthesis.), which yields MAKVWGLTGSIGMGKSAVAKMLRREGVPVFDADAEVHKLQGPNGALIPAIETRFPGTTGPEGVNRAKLGAAVFGHPQELKALEAIVHPAVQRSRADFLRRNRARRLVVLDIPLLFEGRGKYRLDGIIVVTAPGWKQRARVLRRPGMTPARFKHIRHLQTPDAEKRRRADYIIDTGTTFERTRAQVRRLVTCLHAKGGR from the coding sequence GTGGCGAAAGTCTGGGGCCTCACCGGATCGATTGGCATGGGGAAATCGGCCGTTGCGAAGATGCTGCGGCGGGAAGGCGTGCCGGTATTCGACGCAGATGCCGAGGTGCACAAGCTCCAGGGACCTAACGGCGCGTTGATCCCCGCGATCGAGACGCGTTTCCCCGGCACCACCGGTCCGGAAGGCGTAAATCGCGCCAAGCTTGGTGCAGCCGTCTTCGGCCATCCACAGGAACTGAAGGCGCTCGAAGCCATCGTCCACCCCGCCGTCCAGAGATCCCGCGCCGACTTCCTGCGCCGCAATCGCGCACGCCGCCTCGTCGTGCTGGATATTCCGCTGCTGTTCGAAGGACGCGGGAAGTACCGGCTGGACGGGATCATCGTCGTCACTGCCCCTGGCTGGAAGCAGCGCGCGCGTGTCCTGCGCCGTCCCGGCATGACGCCCGCCCGGTTCAAGCATATCCGCCATCTCCAGACGCCCGATGCCGAAAAACGCCGCCGGGCGGACTACATCATCGACACCGGCACGACCTTCGAGCGCACCCGCGCGCAGGTTAGACGTCTGGTTACTTGCCTTCACGCCAAAGGGGGCCGATAG
- a CDS encoding PaaI family thioesterase, producing the protein MKRISRVCAASVHVKPCSLCFRVTRRVTQPDATPLPSGEAAHFRALEQLYRSAPINGLFRSDLSIPSAGQSHIDFEVDEGVYHAAGAVHGTVYFKMLDDAAFYAANSLVSDRFLLTTSFNLLFTRPIHTGKLRAEGRWISGRRRVYVAEASLIDADGEEVGRGTGTFMRSQFPLSSLPGYRTAT; encoded by the coding sequence ATGAAACGCATATCTCGCGTATGCGCGGCGTCGGTTCACGTGAAGCCCTGTTCGCTCTGCTTTCGGGTAACGAGGCGCGTGACGCAGCCTGACGCGACTCCGCTGCCCAGTGGTGAAGCGGCGCACTTTCGGGCTTTGGAGCAACTCTACCGCTCAGCCCCTATCAACGGGCTGTTCCGGTCCGACCTTAGCATCCCCTCCGCCGGTCAATCGCATATCGACTTCGAAGTCGATGAAGGTGTCTATCATGCCGCCGGTGCCGTGCATGGCACGGTGTATTTCAAGATGCTGGACGACGCCGCCTTCTATGCCGCCAACAGCCTGGTTAGCGATCGCTTCCTTCTGACTACCAGCTTCAACCTGCTGTTCACGCGCCCGATTCATACAGGGAAATTGCGCGCAGAGGGCCGTTGGATCAGCGGCCGTCGCCGGGTGTATGTGGCCGAAGCCAGCCTGATCGACGCGGACGGCGAGGAAGTCGGACGCGGCACCGGCACCTTCATGCGTTCCCAATTCCCTTTGTCGTCGCTTCCCGGGTACCGCACCGCCACATGA
- a CDS encoding prephenate/arogenate dehydrogenase family protein: protein MLPFARVTIIGLGLIGSSLARGIRATMPTVRVTGHDANDEVREIARRIDLCDDVSDTAGASVTDADLVILCVPVGAMGAVAAEIAEELPSEAIISDVGGSKESVIAALREVLPHATIVPGHPVAGTEYSGPESGFATLFRGRWCILTPEEHTEEAAVIRMRSFWETLGANVEIMTPKHHDLVLAVTSHVPHLIAYSIVGTASDLETVTQSEVIKFSAGGFRDFTRIAASDPTMWRDVFLNNREAVLEILQRLTEDVTMLQRAIRWGDGDALFDLFTRTRAIRRSIIEQGQDDPAPDFGRTHT from the coding sequence ATGCTGCCGTTCGCGCGTGTCACCATTATCGGGCTGGGTCTGATCGGTTCCTCGCTTGCCCGCGGCATAAGGGCAACGATGCCGACCGTCCGTGTGACGGGCCACGATGCGAACGACGAGGTGCGGGAAATCGCGCGGCGGATCGACCTGTGCGACGATGTCAGCGACACGGCGGGCGCTTCGGTTACGGATGCAGACCTCGTGATCCTATGCGTGCCAGTAGGCGCCATGGGAGCGGTCGCCGCGGAGATCGCTGAGGAATTGCCCTCCGAAGCGATTATCAGCGATGTCGGCGGGTCGAAGGAAAGCGTGATCGCAGCGCTACGCGAGGTGCTGCCGCACGCCACTATCGTTCCGGGTCATCCGGTTGCGGGAACCGAGTATAGTGGACCTGAGTCCGGGTTCGCCACTTTGTTCAGAGGCCGCTGGTGCATTTTGACGCCGGAAGAACATACAGAAGAAGCGGCCGTCATCCGAATGCGCAGCTTCTGGGAGACATTGGGCGCGAATGTTGAGATCATGACCCCCAAGCATCATGATCTGGTGCTGGCGGTGACAAGTCACGTGCCGCATCTGATCGCCTATTCGATCGTCGGCACGGCTTCGGACCTGGAGACCGTGACGCAAAGCGAAGTTATCAAATTCTCCGCTGGTGGCTTTCGCGACTTCACGCGCATCGCGGCGTCAGATCCAACAATGTGGCGCGACGTGTTCCTGAACAATCGCGAGGCGGTACTTGAGATCCTGCAACGGCTGACCGAGGACGTGACCATGTTGCAGCGGGCGATACGGTGGGGTGACGGTGATGCGCTGTTCGACCTTTTCACGCGAACCAGAGCCATCCGCCGGTCGATTATTGAGCAGGGGCAGGACGATCCCGCGCCCGATTTCGGGCGCACCCACACATAA
- a CDS encoding PTS sugar transporter subunit IIA yields the protein MAHFDDILTSDALAIGVSVSSKKQLFQKLGEIAAANYGMAADVVFDRLTERERLGSTGFGGGIGIPHAKIPGLDRVRGIVVLLDTPLGFDAVDNAPVDVVFALLSPVDSGAEHLKTLARVSRYLRNETHISRMRGVGSREALFALLSGNEARDAA from the coding sequence ATGGCTCACTTTGACGACATATTGACGTCGGACGCACTGGCAATCGGCGTTTCGGTCAGCAGCAAAAAGCAACTGTTCCAGAAACTCGGCGAAATCGCAGCGGCCAACTATGGCATGGCTGCCGATGTCGTATTCGACCGGCTGACGGAGCGGGAGCGGCTGGGATCGACGGGCTTTGGCGGTGGCATCGGTATTCCCCATGCGAAAATCCCCGGTCTGGATCGGGTGCGTGGCATCGTGGTTCTTCTGGATACGCCATTGGGCTTCGACGCCGTGGACAATGCGCCAGTAGATGTGGTTTTCGCGCTCCTTTCACCGGTCGATAGCGGCGCGGAGCATCTCAAGACCCTCGCGCGCGTTTCCCGATATCTGCGCAATGAAACGCATATCTCGCGTATGCGCGGCGTCGGTTCACGTGAAGCCCTGTTCGCTCTGCTTTCGGGTAACGAGGCGCGTGACGCAGCCTGA
- a CDS encoding MmcB family DNA repair protein: protein MSQTVSDCSPLTDGTAMAVARGVLRLFQRHDVFGVVEAPLPNGRRADIMAIDLSGHLVIVEIKCSRADLLGDAKWPDYFDYCDRYFWAVPAGFDLTPFDGEALWPTRTGLIVADQYDAEILRPAPTEPLPAARRKAETLRFARRAARRLTALSDPDYAAEIGF from the coding sequence ATGTCACAGACGGTTTCCGATTGCTCCCCTCTTACTGACGGCACGGCTATGGCCGTCGCGCGTGGGGTGCTGCGCCTCTTCCAGCGCCACGATGTGTTCGGTGTGGTGGAAGCCCCGCTTCCCAATGGCCGTCGCGCCGATATCATGGCGATCGACCTGTCGGGGCATCTGGTCATTGTAGAGATAAAATGCAGCCGGGCGGACTTGCTCGGAGACGCGAAGTGGCCGGACTACTTCGATTATTGCGATCGCTACTTCTGGGCCGTGCCGGCCGGTTTTGACCTGACGCCATTCGATGGCGAGGCGCTTTGGCCCACGCGCACGGGGCTGATCGTTGCCGATCAATATGACGCGGAAATCCTGCGCCCCGCGCCTACAGAGCCGCTGCCCGCCGCTCGTCGCAAGGCGGAAACACTGCGCTTTGCGCGCCGGGCCGCTCGGCGGCTGACTGCACTTTCCGACCCGGACTACGCTGCCGAAATCGGCTTCTGA